The Marinobacter subterrani genome has a segment encoding these proteins:
- a CDS encoding YeaH/YhbH family protein — protein sequence MTHIVDRRLNGKNKSAVNRERFLRRYRHHIKRAVADAVQKRSITDIERGENVSIPSRDIEEPIFHHGPGGKREVVHPGNQEFVAGDTIPKPEGGGGQGSGQGQASPDGEGMDEFAFQITQEEFLDFLFDDLELPNLARKKLKDTEAFKYVRSGFSTQGVPAKLDVVRSLRGAHARRLGLGGARKKKIRDLEKQLEALKSAPEDLDPAFSHEDQIQVLEEEIARLKANVKRIPFIDEIDLRYRQHLKQPQPATSAVMFCLMDVSGSMTQMHKDIAKRFFILLYLFLKKNYKKIEVVFIRHHTSAKEVDEEEFFYSRETGGTIVSSALKLMHKIIESRYSPAEWNIYAAQASDGDNWNDDSPVCGKILADSILPLVQYFAYVEITPQDHQMLWYEYEKIQERFPQSFALQQIADPGEIYPVFRQLFERKAA from the coding sequence ATGACCCACATAGTCGACCGGCGACTGAACGGTAAGAACAAGAGCGCGGTGAACCGGGAACGGTTCCTGCGCCGCTACCGCCACCATATCAAGCGTGCGGTGGCGGATGCGGTGCAGAAGCGCTCGATTACAGATATTGAACGGGGCGAGAACGTCAGTATTCCGTCCCGGGACATCGAAGAGCCCATTTTCCACCATGGCCCGGGCGGCAAGCGGGAAGTGGTGCATCCGGGCAACCAGGAATTCGTGGCCGGGGATACCATACCCAAGCCCGAAGGCGGCGGAGGCCAGGGTTCCGGACAGGGGCAGGCCAGCCCGGATGGCGAGGGCATGGATGAGTTCGCCTTCCAGATTACCCAGGAAGAATTCCTGGATTTTCTGTTCGACGATCTCGAACTGCCCAACCTGGCCCGCAAGAAGCTGAAAGACACCGAAGCGTTCAAGTATGTCCGCTCCGGTTTCAGCACCCAGGGGGTACCGGCGAAACTGGATGTGGTGCGCTCATTGCGCGGCGCCCACGCCCGGCGTCTGGGCCTTGGCGGCGCCCGCAAGAAGAAAATCCGGGATCTGGAGAAACAGCTTGAGGCCCTGAAATCGGCACCGGAGGATCTGGACCCGGCCTTCAGCCATGAAGACCAGATTCAGGTTCTGGAAGAGGAAATCGCCCGGCTGAAGGCCAATGTGAAGCGCATTCCCTTCATTGATGAGATCGACCTGCGCTACCGTCAGCATCTCAAGCAACCGCAACCGGCCACCAGCGCTGTGATGTTCTGCCTGATGGATGTGTCCGGCTCGATGACCCAGATGCACAAGGACATCGCCAAGCGCTTTTTCATCCTGCTATATCTGTTCCTGAAGAAGAACTACAAGAAGATCGAAGTGGTCTTCATTCGCCACCACACCAGCGCCAAGGAAGTGGACGAGGAGGAATTTTTCTATTCCCGGGAGACCGGTGGCACCATCGTCTCCAGTGCCCTCAAGCTGATGCACAAGATCATTGAGTCCCGTTACTCCCCGGCTGAATGGAATATCTACGCGGCCCAGGCATCCGACGGCGACAACTGGAACGACGATTCCCCGGTCTGTGGCAAGATTCTGGCCGACAGTATCCTGCCGCTGGTCCAGTACTTCGCCTATGTGGAAATTACCCCGCAGGATCACCAGATGCTCTGGTACGAATACGAGAAGATCCAGGAGCGCTTCCCCCAGAGTTTTGCCTTGCAGCAGATCGCCGACCCCGGCGAAATCTACCCGGTGTTCCGCCAGCTGTTCGAGAGGAAAGCCGCATGA
- a CDS encoding SpoVR family protein codes for MTNLMDRPSPPDNDQPRAREPISTSSEWTFELIQKYDDEIAKCAAEFGLDTYPNQVEVISAEQMMDAYSSVGMPVGYHHWSFGKQFLSTSKGYQRGQMGLAYEIVINSNPCIAYLMEENTLPMQALVIAHASYGHNSFFKGNYLFRTWTDASAIIDYLVFARNYVAECEERHGVDAVEQILDSCHALMNYGVDRYKRPAPISASEEIRRQKEREEYQQRRINDLWRTIPKLDEDDDTVNRRKRYPEEPQENILYFIEKNAPLLETWQREIIRIVRKLAQYFYPQRQTQVMNEGWATFWHYTLLHRMYDKGLVNDGFMLEFLQSHSAVVYQPPFNSPWYSGINPYTLGFSMFTDLRRICENPTGEDRHWFPDIAGSDWLETLHFAMKNFKDESFIQQFLSPKVMRDLKLFAIQNDDQEDVYRVTAIHDDPGYRDLREKLARQYNLSYREPNIQVWNVDVRGDRSLTLRHIPVDRVPLGKETEEVLRHAHRLWGFDVHLESVDDGTTVQEYYCPPRELEED; via the coding sequence ATGACCAATCTGATGGACCGCCCAAGCCCGCCGGACAATGATCAGCCCAGAGCCCGGGAGCCGATTTCCACGAGCTCCGAATGGACTTTTGAGCTGATCCAGAAATACGACGACGAGATCGCCAAATGTGCTGCCGAGTTTGGCCTGGACACCTATCCGAACCAGGTTGAGGTGATTAGCGCCGAGCAGATGATGGATGCCTACAGCTCCGTCGGCATGCCGGTTGGCTATCATCACTGGTCCTTCGGCAAGCAGTTCCTGAGCACCTCCAAGGGCTACCAGCGCGGCCAGATGGGGCTGGCCTATGAGATCGTCATCAACTCCAACCCCTGCATCGCCTACCTGATGGAGGAGAACACCCTGCCGATGCAGGCGCTGGTGATTGCCCACGCCTCTTACGGCCACAACTCCTTCTTCAAGGGCAACTACCTGTTCCGCACCTGGACCGACGCCAGTGCCATTATCGATTACCTGGTATTTGCCCGGAATTACGTGGCCGAATGCGAGGAGCGCCATGGCGTGGATGCCGTGGAGCAAATCCTCGACTCCTGCCATGCCCTGATGAACTACGGTGTGGATCGCTACAAGCGGCCGGCGCCGATCTCCGCCTCGGAGGAAATCCGCCGGCAGAAGGAGCGGGAGGAATACCAGCAGCGGCGCATTAACGACCTGTGGCGCACGATCCCGAAGCTGGATGAAGATGACGACACGGTGAACCGCCGCAAGCGCTACCCGGAGGAGCCCCAGGAAAATATCCTGTATTTCATCGAGAAAAACGCGCCACTGCTGGAAACCTGGCAGCGGGAGATCATCCGCATCGTGCGCAAGCTGGCCCAGTATTTCTACCCCCAGCGCCAGACCCAGGTAATGAATGAGGGCTGGGCCACCTTCTGGCACTATACCCTGCTGCACCGCATGTATGACAAGGGCCTGGTAAACGACGGTTTCATGCTCGAGTTCCTCCAGAGCCACTCGGCAGTGGTGTATCAGCCGCCGTTCAACAGCCCCTGGTATTCGGGCATCAACCCCTACACTCTCGGCTTTTCGATGTTCACCGACCTGCGCCGGATCTGTGAGAACCCGACCGGGGAAGACCGCCACTGGTTCCCGGACATCGCAGGCAGTGACTGGCTGGAGACCCTGCATTTTGCGATGAAGAACTTCAAGGACGAAAGTTTCATCCAGCAGTTCCTGTCCCCGAAGGTAATGCGGGATCTCAAGCTCTTTGCGATCCAGAACGACGACCAGGAAGACGTTTACCGCGTGACCGCCATTCACGACGACCCCGGCTACCGGGATCTGCGTGAAAAGCTGGCCCGCCAGTACAACCTCAGTTACCGCGAGCCCAACATTCAGGTCTGGAACGTGGATGTGCGCGGTGACCGTTCCCTGACCCTGCGCCACATTCCGGTGGATCGGGTGCCCCTGGGCAAGGAAACGGAAGAAGTGCTGCGCCATGCGCACCGGTTGTGGGGCTTTGATGTGCACCTTGAAAGCGTGGATGATGGCACCACTGTTCAGGAATACTACTGCCCGCCCAGGGAACTCGAGGAGGATTGA
- a CDS encoding alkaline phosphatase D family protein translates to MAPLFRNTTARPGNSRRIDLDPTGTLGPVLAGPILRHTAPDSLVFWLATSENPSFYVRVFDGDASLLDRPVNDQEVTRLRIGARAWVNLLVIEPDTTLPGNTRLEYDVGLGSDAGLEPEWIRDWAPHLCPEGRERPGFTLKTKLDRILHGSCRRPHHPAPDGLVRVDEELHGANRLEDTPSLLLMTGDQIYADDVGGPMLHAIHCVIHQLGLYQEVLEGASLSHSRELASMTPAYYHRDALLPETESNEDLTDRFFGGVRKPVFTTANAGNHLISFAEVMAMYLLVWSPEPWRLVTASEPVSNPDELARYRSEQKAIDAFRESLPRATRAMANVPVYMIFDDHDVTDDWNLSALWETTAYEHPFSRRIIGNALLGYLLCQGWGNQPENFSAIIEHCQQLLDAEKDQNELDKTAHDELIDRLFHFHHWHYSLPTSPRLVVLDTRTHRWRSEIRRSHPSGLMDWESLTDFQQEVMGEQAVVVVSPAPMFGVKLIEMIQQVFTFFGKPLLVDAENWMAHRGAANVLLNIFGHPRTPRHFVILSGDVHYSFAYDVRLRHKKNGPHIWQITSSGIKNEFPNTLLEWMDRLNRWLFAPWSPLNWFTKRRRMWISPRLPEGREAGERLWNRSGIGDVRLDEEGAPTAIRQLNAGGGGTLFQQHEDD, encoded by the coding sequence ATGGCACCACTGTTCAGGAATACTACTGCCCGCCCAGGGAACTCGAGGAGGATTGATCTGGACCCGACTGGCACTCTCGGGCCGGTTTTGGCTGGCCCGATACTGCGCCATACTGCACCAGACTCGCTGGTGTTCTGGTTGGCAACCAGCGAGAATCCATCATTTTATGTCCGGGTGTTCGACGGCGATGCAAGCCTGCTCGACCGCCCGGTAAACGACCAGGAGGTCACCCGGCTCAGGATCGGTGCCCGCGCCTGGGTGAACCTCCTGGTCATCGAACCGGACACCACGTTACCCGGGAATACCCGGCTTGAATACGACGTCGGCCTGGGCTCGGATGCCGGTCTGGAACCGGAATGGATCCGGGACTGGGCGCCTCACCTCTGCCCGGAGGGCCGCGAACGGCCCGGCTTTACCCTGAAAACAAAACTCGACCGGATTCTTCACGGTTCCTGCCGCAGGCCCCACCATCCTGCCCCCGATGGTCTGGTTCGTGTGGATGAGGAACTGCACGGGGCAAACCGGCTGGAAGATACCCCCTCCCTGTTACTCATGACCGGCGACCAGATCTACGCTGACGATGTGGGCGGCCCGATGCTGCACGCCATCCACTGCGTGATCCACCAGCTCGGCCTGTACCAGGAAGTCCTCGAAGGGGCCTCGCTCAGCCACAGCCGTGAGCTGGCGTCGATGACGCCGGCCTACTATCACCGGGATGCCTTGTTGCCGGAAACCGAATCCAACGAAGACCTGACCGACCGCTTCTTCGGTGGCGTCCGGAAGCCCGTGTTTACCACCGCCAATGCGGGCAATCACCTGATTTCCTTCGCCGAGGTGATGGCCATGTACCTGCTCGTGTGGTCGCCTGAGCCCTGGCGGCTTGTAACGGCATCGGAGCCGGTCAGCAACCCGGACGAACTGGCCCGTTACCGTAGTGAACAGAAGGCCATTGATGCATTTCGGGAGAGCCTCCCCCGGGCCACCCGGGCGATGGCCAACGTGCCTGTGTACATGATTTTCGATGACCATGATGTGACCGATGACTGGAACCTCTCCGCCCTGTGGGAAACGACCGCGTACGAGCATCCGTTTTCCCGGCGGATTATCGGCAATGCGTTGCTGGGGTATCTGCTGTGCCAGGGCTGGGGCAACCAGCCGGAGAACTTTAGCGCCATCATCGAGCACTGCCAGCAGTTGCTGGATGCCGAGAAGGACCAGAACGAACTGGACAAAACGGCCCATGACGAGCTGATCGACCGGTTGTTTCACTTTCACCATTGGCATTACAGCCTGCCCACGTCGCCGCGTCTGGTCGTGCTGGACACCCGCACCCACCGCTGGCGCAGCGAGATCCGCCGGAGCCACCCGTCCGGGTTGATGGACTGGGAATCGCTCACCGATTTTCAACAGGAGGTTATGGGAGAGCAAGCAGTGGTAGTGGTCTCACCGGCCCCCATGTTCGGGGTTAAGCTGATCGAAATGATCCAGCAGGTGTTCACCTTCTTTGGCAAACCCCTGCTGGTGGATGCAGAAAACTGGATGGCCCACCGGGGCGCCGCCAATGTCCTGCTCAATATCTTCGGGCACCCCCGCACGCCGCGGCACTTCGTGATTCTCTCCGGGGATGTGCACTACTCGTTTGCCTATGATGTGCGGCTGCGCCATAAGAAAAACGGCCCCCACATCTGGCAGATCACCAGCAGCGGTATCAAGAACGAGTTTCCCAACACCCTGCTGGAATGGATGGACCGCCTCAATCGCTGGCTGTTCGCGCCCTGGTCGCCCCTGAACTGGTTCACCAAACGGCGGCGGATGTGGATTTCCCCCAGGCTACCCGAAGGCCGGGAGGCTGGCGAGCGGCTGTGGAATCGCTCCGGCATCGGCGATGTGAGGCTGGACGAAGAAGGTGCGCCTACGGCCATCCGGCAACTCAACGCCGGCGGCGGGGGCACCCTCTTTCAGCAACACGAAGACGACTGA
- a CDS encoding LrgB family protein has protein sequence MNEPGLRDIWVYLSASPLLGLTITLVAYGLAYRLYLKTNSNPLANPVVTSVAMLILLLLATGTSYSDYFAGGQFVHFLLGPATVALAVPLYQQFSRLRQLWLPVTISLFCGVVIAAGSSIGLARMLGGSLEIQMSLAPKSATAPVAMGISEKIGGLPSLTAVLVVITGITGAVLGTKLFDWIRVRDDTAKGIAMGVAAHGIGTARAFQVSPQMGAFSGLAMALSAFATALLVPWLVDLLAAWLPSVNA, from the coding sequence ATGAATGAGCCGGGCCTGAGAGATATCTGGGTTTACCTGTCTGCCTCGCCGTTGCTGGGGCTGACCATCACCCTGGTAGCCTACGGGCTGGCCTATCGCCTGTACCTGAAAACCAATTCCAATCCACTGGCCAACCCGGTGGTCACGTCGGTGGCGATGCTGATTCTCCTGCTGCTGGCGACCGGCACCTCGTACAGTGATTATTTTGCCGGTGGCCAGTTTGTTCATTTCCTGCTGGGGCCGGCTACTGTGGCTCTGGCGGTGCCCCTGTATCAGCAGTTTTCCCGGCTGCGCCAGCTCTGGCTGCCGGTCACCATTTCACTGTTCTGCGGTGTGGTGATCGCGGCCGGAAGCTCCATTGGCCTGGCTCGGATGCTGGGCGGCTCCCTGGAGATCCAGATGTCCCTGGCGCCGAAATCGGCCACGGCACCGGTGGCCATGGGGATTTCGGAAAAAATTGGCGGACTGCCCTCGCTGACGGCGGTACTGGTAGTGATCACCGGGATCACCGGTGCAGTGCTGGGCACCAAGCTGTTCGACTGGATCCGGGTGCGGGATGACACCGCCAAAGGCATTGCCATGGGTGTTGCAGCCCACGGCATAGGCACCGCCCGGGCCTTCCAGGTAAGCCCCCAGATGGGGGCGTTCTCCGGTCTGGCGATGGCGCTTTCCGCCTTTGCAACGGCCCTGCTGGTGCCCTGGCTGGTCGATCTGCTGGCAGCCTGGCTGCCCTCCGTCAATGCCTGA
- a CDS encoding CidA/LrgA family protein — MQFLNGITLLLVYQLVGEITVRLLGLPIPGPVLGMVMLFITLLIRGRTPASVDQASSALLSHLSLLFVPAGVGMMAHFGRIADEWVPITLALLLSTVITMVATALIMQVTTRWFTKPLAERGQQDE, encoded by the coding sequence ATGCAGTTCCTCAACGGCATTACCCTGCTACTGGTTTACCAGTTGGTGGGTGAAATAACGGTTCGATTGCTGGGCCTGCCCATTCCCGGGCCGGTACTTGGCATGGTCATGCTATTCATAACCCTGTTGATCCGGGGGCGGACCCCGGCCTCCGTTGACCAGGCGTCAAGCGCGCTGCTCAGCCACCTGTCGCTTCTGTTTGTGCCCGCCGGTGTGGGCATGATGGCGCATTTTGGCCGCATTGCCGACGAGTGGGTGCCAATCACCCTGGCGTTGCTTCTGAGTACCGTGATTACCATGGTCGCCACCGCCCTGATCATGCAGGTGACCACCCGCTGGTTTACCAAACCCCTGGCCGAGAGGGGGCAGCAGGATGAATGA
- a CDS encoding WS/DGAT/MGAT family O-acyltransferase, with translation MKRLGTLDASWLAVESEDTPMHVGNLQIFSLPEGAPETFLRDMITRMKETGDVAPPWCYKLAWSGLLGRVLAPAWKTDKDIDLDYHVRHSALPRPGGERELGILVSRLHSNPLDFARPLWECHVIEGLENNRFALYTKMHHSMIDGISGVRLMQRVLTTDPDKTGMAPPWSVRPERRRGSKTDSEASVPGAFSQAMDALKLQADMAPRLWQAGNRLVHSVRHPEDGLTAPFTGPVSKINHRVTGQRRFATQHYQLDRIKELSRVSGGSLNDIVLYLCGTALRRFLLEQDELPDTPLTAGIPVNIRPSDDQGTGTQISFMIASLATDEADPLTRLQNIKSSSRRAKEHLQKLPKSALTQYTMLLMSPYILQLMSGLGGRMRPVFNVTISNVPGPQRTLYYEGARLEAMYPVSLITHGGALNITCLSYAGSLNFGFTGCRDTLPSMQKLAVYTGEALDELERLILPPPAKPEAAEKPPATTKPRKPRKKPAPKN, from the coding sequence ATGAAACGCCTGGGAACCCTGGATGCCTCCTGGCTGGCGGTAGAATCAGAAGACACCCCGATGCACGTGGGCAATCTGCAGATTTTTTCGCTGCCTGAGGGCGCCCCTGAAACCTTTCTTCGGGACATGATCACCCGTATGAAAGAAACCGGGGATGTCGCACCCCCTTGGTGCTACAAGCTTGCCTGGTCCGGCCTGCTGGGCCGGGTGCTGGCGCCGGCCTGGAAAACCGATAAGGACATCGACCTGGACTACCACGTCCGCCACTCTGCCCTGCCCCGCCCGGGCGGTGAACGGGAACTGGGCATCCTGGTATCCCGCCTGCACTCCAACCCCCTCGATTTCGCCCGCCCGCTCTGGGAGTGCCATGTCATCGAAGGGCTGGAGAACAACCGCTTTGCCCTGTACACCAAGATGCATCATTCAATGATTGATGGCATCAGCGGTGTGCGCCTGATGCAACGGGTGCTGACCACAGACCCGGACAAAACCGGCATGGCGCCCCCCTGGTCGGTTCGGCCGGAACGCCGGCGCGGCAGCAAAACCGACTCCGAAGCCAGTGTACCCGGAGCTTTTTCACAGGCCATGGATGCCCTGAAGCTGCAGGCGGATATGGCACCGAGGCTGTGGCAGGCCGGCAATCGGCTGGTCCATTCGGTCCGCCATCCAGAGGATGGCCTGACGGCGCCTTTCACCGGGCCGGTGTCGAAGATCAATCACCGGGTCACCGGCCAGCGCCGGTTCGCTACCCAGCATTACCAGCTGGATCGGATCAAGGAGCTCTCCCGGGTTTCCGGCGGCTCCCTGAACGACATCGTGCTGTACCTGTGCGGCACCGCCTTGCGACGTTTTCTGCTTGAGCAGGACGAGCTTCCCGACACACCGCTCACGGCAGGCATACCGGTCAATATCCGGCCCTCCGATGACCAGGGTACCGGCACCCAGATCAGTTTCATGATCGCCTCCCTGGCCACCGACGAAGCGGACCCGCTGACGCGACTTCAGAACATCAAGAGCTCGAGCCGGCGGGCCAAGGAGCATCTGCAGAAGCTGCCCAAGAGCGCACTGACCCAGTACACGATGCTGCTGATGTCACCCTACATCCTCCAACTGATGTCCGGGCTGGGCGGGCGCATGCGCCCGGTGTTCAACGTAACCATCTCCAACGTACCCGGCCCCCAGAGAACGCTCTACTATGAGGGCGCCCGGCTGGAGGCCATGTACCCGGTGTCACTGATTACCCACGGTGGCGCCCTGAACATTACCTGCCTGAGTTACGCCGGCTCCCTGAACTTCGGCTTTACCGGCTGCCGGGACACACTCCCCAGCATGCAGAAGCTGGCGGTGTATACCGGGGAGGCACTGGATGAACTGGAACGTCTGATTTTGCCGCCGCCGGCAAAACCGGAAGCCGCTGAAAAGCCCCCAGCAACCACGAAGCCACGGAAACCACGCAAGAAGCCGGCGCCGAAAAACTGA
- a CDS encoding TetR family transcriptional regulator, translating to MAEKQRRKPGETREKLMNAALTLVGKGRHFASLGIREVTRQAGVVPTSFYRHFRNMDDLGLQLVDELGLVLRRMMREARANVLQADKLIEESVAIFISHAQANRSFFLFMAQGLTGESRAVQEGIRSEMRFFASELANDLRRLRLAEHLTDQDLVMTCDLAVRSVAFSLTDLLGVSPEDDYQIEQIRKRTTRFLQLIFVGAANWKSPG from the coding sequence ATGGCGGAAAAACAGCGAAGAAAGCCCGGTGAAACCCGCGAGAAACTGATGAATGCGGCGTTGACACTGGTGGGTAAGGGGCGGCATTTCGCCAGTCTGGGCATCCGGGAGGTAACGCGACAGGCGGGCGTGGTGCCAACCTCGTTCTATCGTCATTTCCGGAATATGGATGATCTGGGCTTGCAGCTGGTGGATGAGCTGGGGCTGGTGTTGCGCCGGATGATGCGAGAGGCCCGGGCCAATGTGCTGCAGGCGGACAAACTGATTGAAGAATCCGTGGCGATTTTTATAAGCCATGCCCAGGCCAACCGCAGCTTTTTTCTGTTCATGGCCCAGGGGCTGACGGGGGAGAGCCGGGCAGTGCAGGAAGGCATACGCAGCGAGATGCGGTTTTTTGCCAGTGAGCTGGCCAACGACTTGCGCAGACTGAGACTGGCGGAGCACCTGACCGACCAGGATCTGGTTATGACCTGTGATCTGGCGGTCCGGAGTGTGGCTTTCAGCCTGACCGATCTGCTGGGTGTTTCACCGGAGGATGATTACCAGATCGAGCAGATCCGGAAGCGGACCACTCGTTTTCTTCAGTTGATTTTTGTCGGCGCGGCCAACTGGAAAAGCCCGGGTTGA
- a CDS encoding ferredoxin reductase: MLARQTQSRTLHWLGRQLFNRDDPAAFFDPLLERINPMWVQAYTPARVEQVIEETADTRTLVLRPSRRWSGFKAGQHVNICVDVGGVRRNRTFSLSSSPILWREQGRVTLTIKRLPGGRVTNWIHDELQAGMVIGVGEAFGNFLVPEPAQPVLFIAGGSGITPVLSQLETMAATDYRAPVTLLYFVRTEADVIAREKLQALAARYSALTVTIITTHEGASPRYLCAADFDRIPGIRARQVYLCGPKGLMDLARDLLHQRDIDDTDIHSTFFSVPQADLGKEALGGQVRFAESGIDVGSEGDANLLDIAEAAGLTPQHGCRMGICHQCSCRKTSGTVVNRLTGQASGPGEETIQICISVPRGPVAIDL; the protein is encoded by the coding sequence ATGTTAGCGAGACAGACCCAGAGCCGGACGCTGCATTGGCTTGGCCGGCAGCTTTTTAACCGGGATGACCCGGCTGCATTCTTCGATCCATTGCTTGAGCGCATCAATCCAATGTGGGTACAGGCGTACACACCGGCTCGGGTGGAGCAGGTCATTGAGGAAACTGCGGATACCCGGACCCTGGTCCTCAGGCCGTCCCGGCGATGGTCAGGCTTCAAGGCCGGACAGCATGTAAACATCTGTGTTGATGTGGGTGGTGTTCGGCGCAACCGGACATTCAGCCTGTCCAGTTCGCCGATCCTCTGGCGGGAACAGGGGCGGGTAACCCTCACCATCAAACGCCTGCCGGGCGGGCGGGTGACCAACTGGATACACGATGAACTCCAGGCCGGCATGGTCATCGGGGTGGGCGAGGCCTTCGGTAACTTCCTGGTTCCCGAGCCCGCCCAGCCGGTTTTGTTCATTGCCGGCGGCAGCGGGATCACCCCGGTGCTGAGCCAGCTTGAAACCATGGCCGCCACCGATTACCGGGCACCGGTCACCCTGCTGTATTTCGTGCGGACAGAAGCCGATGTGATCGCCCGGGAAAAACTCCAGGCCCTGGCCGCACGCTACAGTGCGCTGACCGTGACCATCATTACAACCCATGAGGGCGCATCACCCCGGTATCTGTGCGCTGCGGATTTTGACCGAATACCCGGAATCCGGGCACGGCAGGTCTACCTTTGTGGCCCGAAAGGGTTGATGGACCTGGCCCGGGACCTGCTCCACCAGCGCGACATCGACGACACCGACATCCACAGCACGTTCTTTTCGGTGCCACAGGCAGACCTCGGCAAGGAGGCCCTGGGCGGCCAGGTACGATTTGCCGAAAGCGGCATCGACGTCGGCTCCGAGGGCGATGCCAACCTGCTGGACATCGCCGAAGCCGCCGGCCTGACACCGCAGCATGGCTGCCGGATGGGCATCTGCCATCAGTGCAGCTGCCGAAAAACCTCCGGCACCGTGGTCAATCGCCTGACCGGCCAGGCCTCCGGCCCCGGCGAGGAAACCATCCAGATTTGCATTTCGGTGCCCCGGGGCCCGGTTGCCATCGACCTCTGA
- a CDS encoding fatty acid desaturase family protein, whose product MKHMTEAQLSELEKELDAIRDEVIADLGERDARYIRRMVRLHRMLEAGGRVMMPFGFIPPVFVAATATLGVAKILENMEIGHNVMHGQYDWMNDPALHSQTYEWDTVCTGDSWRRTHNYEHHTYTNIIGKDRDYGYAVLRLNNDEPWKPRHSLQFINYLLLSVFFQWGVGLHELETEKLQRREISLRDKLPFLKEFARKGGRQAFKDYVFFPLVTFPVAPIVLAGNIGANLIRNLWSSTVIFCGHFTQDAETFSEQECEGESKGHWYLRQLTGSSNFTGGRWLHILSGHLSYQVEHHVFPDLPAHRYPEISGKVQAVCQKHGIHYNTGSFAKQYGTVVKRVLRYSLPERLTGTVTTA is encoded by the coding sequence ATGAAACACATGACCGAAGCACAGCTTTCAGAGCTCGAAAAGGAACTTGACGCCATCCGGGATGAGGTGATCGCCGATCTCGGCGAACGGGATGCCCGATACATCCGCCGTATGGTGCGCCTCCACCGGATGCTCGAAGCGGGCGGCCGGGTGATGATGCCGTTCGGCTTCATTCCACCGGTCTTCGTTGCAGCAACCGCAACTCTGGGGGTTGCCAAGATCCTGGAAAACATGGAGATCGGCCACAACGTGATGCACGGCCAGTACGACTGGATGAATGACCCGGCCCTGCACTCGCAGACCTACGAATGGGACACCGTCTGCACCGGTGATTCCTGGCGCCGCACCCATAACTACGAGCACCACACCTACACCAACATCATCGGCAAGGACCGGGACTACGGCTACGCGGTTCTCCGGCTGAATAATGACGAACCCTGGAAGCCCCGGCATTCCCTGCAGTTCATCAACTACCTTCTGCTCAGCGTGTTCTTCCAGTGGGGCGTGGGCCTGCATGAACTGGAAACCGAGAAGCTCCAGCGCCGGGAGATCAGCCTGCGTGACAAGCTGCCGTTTCTGAAAGAGTTCGCCCGCAAGGGGGGCCGACAGGCGTTCAAGGACTATGTGTTCTTCCCGCTGGTTACCTTCCCGGTGGCGCCCATCGTGCTGGCGGGTAATATCGGCGCCAACCTGATCCGCAACCTCTGGTCGTCAACGGTGATTTTCTGTGGTCATTTCACCCAGGACGCCGAGACCTTCAGTGAGCAGGAATGCGAGGGCGAGAGCAAAGGGCACTGGTACCTGCGCCAGCTCACCGGCTCCTCGAATTTTACCGGCGGGCGCTGGCTGCATATCCTGAGTGGGCACCTGAGCTACCAGGTGGAGCACCATGTGTTTCCCGACCTGCCAGCACACCGCTACCCGGAAATCTCCGGGAAGGTACAGGCGGTCTGCCAGAAGCATGGTATCCACTACAACACCGGCAGCTTCGCAAAGCAGTACGGCACCGTTGTGAAGCGGGTACTCCGATATTCCCTGCCGGAGCGGCTCACGGGCACGGTGACTACGGCGTAA